The following proteins come from a genomic window of Salvia hispanica cultivar TCC Black 2014 chromosome 4, UniMelb_Shisp_WGS_1.0, whole genome shotgun sequence:
- the LOC125220528 gene encoding seed lectin-like produces MALLKTLKHLLSSAAIALFVILAMTNKAYSQSESTSFTYDFYGDKPTTLTYQGDAFFPPDSTFLRLTKTESGVSIPGSVGRVLHTAPILFRAEGALASFETSIEYIISSWTNATTPADGIVFFVAPVGSTIPAGSEGGNLGVYDQSGLAPNVLAIEFDVFNNPWDPRFRHIGINLGSSTSSNVTGFQGHIGERVRARINYEAATKVISVRATAGAANYEVSLAYDLSALLPDQVQVGLSAASGLKWIDAAVHDVVSWYFTSTLVSNLVSEDKAAKIAQI; encoded by the coding sequence ATGGCCCTCTTGAAAACCCTAAAGCATCTGCTTTCATCAGCAGCCATAGCCCTGTTCGTCATTCTGGCAATGACGAACAAAGCCTACTCTCAGAGCGAATCAACTTCCTTCACGTACGACTTCTACGGCGACAAACCCACAACCCTAACCTACCAAGGCGACGCCTTCTTCCCACCGGACTCAACCTTCCTCCGTCTGACAAAGACCGAGTCGGGCGTCTCAATACCGGGCAGCGTGGGCCGAGTCCTCCACACGGCCCCAATACTGTTCCGCGCAGAAGGGGCATTAGCGTCATTTGAAACGAGCATAGAATATATCATCAGCTCTTGGACCAACGCCACTACACCTGCCGACGGGATCGTGTTCTTCGTGGCGCCCGTGGGCTCCACCATCCCCGCGGGCAGCGAAGGGGGCAACTTGGGCGTGTACGACCAATCCGGATTGGCTCCCAACGTGTTGGCCATCGAATTCGACGTGTTCAACAACCCGTGGGACCCTAGATTCCGCCACATCGGGATCAACCTCGGATCGAGTACTTCTAGCAATGTGACGGGGTTTCAGGGCCACATCGGGGAGCGTGTGAGAGCCCGCATAAACTACGAGGCAGCAACCAAAGTGATCAGTGTGCGCGCCACCGCCGGAGCGGCTAATTACGAGGTCAGCTTGGCGTACGACTTGAGCGCTTTGTTGCCCGACCAAGTTCAAGTCGGCCTCTCAGCGGCAAGCGGGCTCAAATGGATCGATGCTGCCGTCCACGACGTCGTCTCCTGGTATTTCACCTCCACCCTCGTCAGTAATCTTGTGAGCGAGGACAAGGCCGCCAAAATAGCCCAAATTTAA